The sequence below is a genomic window from Chloroflexota bacterium.
GGCGTTTTGCAAATTAAGAGCGAATGGGGGCAGGACCAATTAGCTCGGCGCGGACACCCGACGAGCTGGATGAACTGATTCGACGCTCAGTTGAACTTGATCGCGAAGCGTTCGGTCTCGTTTATGAGGAATTTTTCCCGCAGATCCACCGGTTTATCGAGTACCGGATCGGCGGCAACCGGCACATCGCCGAAGACTTGGCCAGCCACGTCTTCATGCTGGCGTTGCGGGCGATTGGCAAATACCAACACCGCTCGGTGGCCGGGTTCAGGGGCTGGATATTCCGGATCGCGCGTAACGCCATCGCCGACCACTTCCGACGAAGCCAGGACCTGGCCTACGACATCGAGTCGCACGCCCGGCACCTCGTTGACGAAAGCGACGACTACGAACGCATCGCCACCTCGGACATTCTGGGTCGCGCCCTTGACGCCCTCACGCCCGAGCAGGCCGAGGTGATTGCGCTGCGGTTCACTCAAGACCTCTCGCACCGCGAAATTGCCGCGATAGTCGGAAAAAAGGAGAACGCGGTCCGGGCGCTGCAATTTAGGGCGATCGCGACGCTGCGACGCCGCCTTCAGGAGCTGGATCCGTGAACCGCTCCGAGCGCGCCATCGCCGCACTGCTGGATTCCTATCTGGACGAAAAGGCGGACCGGCAAGAGCTGATATCGCAGAATCCGGACCAGGCCGAAGATCTGACCGCCTACCTGGCTGTGGTCGACGAGCTTCGGGCCGCTCGCCCGCCCGACCCCGATCCGGAAACGGTTCAAATCCGGCGCCGCGAATTCGAGTTGCAGGTAGAAAGCTACGCCGCCGAGCGGCCCGACACGGGCCTTCTGCGGACGCTGCGCGGCTGGGCCGAATCGCTGTTCGCCCAGACCAGAGTCGCGGCGGTAGCGCTCTCGCTGGTCGTGGTGGTCCTGGCCGGTAGCGGGGTGTCGGCGGCGGCCCTAGTGGCTCCGCCGGGGAGCCCGCTGTACGGCTACAAGCTCACCGTTGAACGGGCGGCAATCCAGCTCACCGACGAAAAGGACCGACC
It includes:
- a CDS encoding sigma-70 family RNA polymerase sigma factor; this translates as MGAGPISSARTPDELDELIRRSVELDREAFGLVYEEFFPQIHRFIEYRIGGNRHIAEDLASHVFMLALRAIGKYQHRSVAGFRGWIFRIARNAIADHFRRSQDLAYDIESHARHLVDESDDYERIATSDILGRALDALTPEQAEVIALRFTQDLSHREIAAIVGKKENAVRALQFRAIATLRRRLQELDP